CGGCACCGCGCAACGGTGCCGCACGGAACTGCGACATTCCACCAACCGCCCGGGTCCGGGCGTACAGGTCCGCCACCAACGGCCGGCCGGAATAGGAGACCTGATGTTCCACAGCAGGCGACCCGCACGATGGATTCCCGCGACAACACGTACCACCCTGGCCCTCGTGCTCGCCGTCACCGCCCTGTCGGCCTGCACCCTCGACTCCGGCAGCGTCACCGCCTCCGGCGAGGCGTCGGAGTCCGGCGAGGTCCTCGTCGGCGTCGCGCTGCCGTTCTCCGGCGCGGTGTCGCGGACCGGCAACCTGTACCGCAAGGGCATCGAGCTGCGCCTGAAGCAGGCCGAGGAGGCGGGCGAACTCGGCGACATCTCCGTGAAGGTCGACTACCAGGACGACGCGAACAATCCCAGTGAGGCCGTACCGCTGGTGACCCGCTTCGCCCAGGCCGGCGCGGTCGCCATGTTCGGTGCCCACTCGTCCCCGGTCGCGCTGGCCCAGGCGAACGCCGTCCAGGCGGCCGGACTGCCCGAGTTCGTGTTCGGGGCGAGCAACTCGATCAAGAATCCGTTCCAGTACCAGGTGAACGCCCGGGACTCGGAACAGATCAGGAACGTCATCAACTTCGCCGCCCGGAACAACTTCCGCCGGGTCGGCCTGTTCACCGACACCGGGGCGTACGGCACGTCGGCCAAGCAGCAGCTCGACGCCATTCTCGGCGAATCCGACCTGGAGATCGTCGGCTCCGAGACGTTCGAGCCGACCGCCTCGAACCTCGCCCCCCAACTCGTCTCGCTGCGGCGCAAGAACCCCGACTTCGTCGCGATGTTCAGCTTCGGCACCCCGTACGCGGCCGTGGTCAAGGGGAAGGCGGAGATCGGATGGAACGTGCCGATCGTCGGCAACGTGGCCGCCGGTGACATCGCCGTCGGTGAGATCGCCGGCAAGGACGCCGACGGGCTCTACTTCATGACGCCGCTGGGCGACGACACCCCGGCCAGCCGCGCGCTCGCCGAGTCCTGGGCGAAGGCGTACCCGGAGGATCCGCTGACCTTCGAGGGTGCCACCTCGTACGACGCGATGACGGTGCTGATCCGCGCGCTCTCCGAGGGCGGCACCAGCCGACAGGCGGTACAGGAGTGGCTGTCGAAGGCCACCGCGATCGAGGGTCTCGCCTGCGGCAAGTCGCCGTGGAACCTGACCGAACGCGCGCCGATCAAGGCGGACGACCTGGCGTTCCGGCTCTGGAAGACAGGAGAGACGGTCGCTGTCTGACCGCACCCGGAGATGACTGAGCTACTTTATTTCACGATCATCGGGCTCTGCATCGGCGGCGGCTACGCGCTGGTGGCACTCGGCATCTCGACGCTGTTCAACGGTACCGGCGTCCTCAACTTCGCGCAGGGCGACATCGTCATGGTCGCGGCGCTGTTCGTGGCCGTCCGCACCACCGGGGGCGGCGGGTACCTCGCCGGGTTCCTGGAGGCGACCGCGGTCGTCCTGGTGGCCAGCGTGCTGCTGGGACTGCTCTTCGTCCGGCCGGCGATCGCCCGGCGACGGGACATCGACCTGATCATCGTCGGTACGATCGGCGTCTCGACGGTGCTCGCGAACCTCGCGAACAACGTGCTGGGCTCCGAGACGTACCGGCTGACGAGTCCGGTCACCGCGCAGGCGATCAGACTGGAGTCGTTCAGCATCTCGTTCGACTACATCGCGATCCTGCTGGCCGCCGGGCTGCTGATGGCCGCCTTCTTCGTCTTCTACAAGAGGACCGACATCGGGTTGCAGATGCGGGCGATGTCCGCCGACGTGGACGCCGCGCGGCTGTCGGGCGTACAGATCGCCCGGCTGACGGTGGTCGGCTGGGTGTTCGCGGGCATCGTCGGGGTGTTCGCGGGCGTACTGCTGGGCACCGTGCTCCTGGTCAGCGCCAGCATGGGCGTGGCGTTGACCATCAGCGGGTTCGCCGCCGCGATGATCGGTGGCCTGCGGCACCCGTATGGCGCCGTCGTTGGCGGCGTGATCATCGGTCTCGCCGAAAACTACGCGGCGGGGTACCTCAACACCGCCACCCGGCAGGCGATCGCGCCGCTGATCATCATGGCCGTGCTGCTGGTGTTGCCGCAGGGCATCCTGGCCGGTCGCGGCATCAAGGCAAGGGTGGTCTGATGGCGACGGCACGCGGTGCTTCCCCGGCAACCCGGCAGGGCGTCCACCTCGTCGAGGCGGCGGCCATCGCCGCCGGGGCGATCGCGCTCGCCGCGGTGCTGGGACCGCACGAGGCCCAGATCGCGGCGATGACGGCGATATTCGCGCTGGCCGGCGTCGGGCTGAACATCCTCGTCGGGTACACCGGACTGGTCTCGCTCGGCCACGTCGTCTTCTTCGCCATCGGCGCGTACGGCTGGGCGAGGCTGACCGAGTCCAGCTCGGTCGGATTGGCGCTGCTGCTGCCGATCCTCGTCTCCCTGCTGGTCGCGGGAGTCATCGTGCTGGTCACGCTGCGGGTCGTCGGCTACTACTTCGGCATCACGACTCTGGCCATCGGTCTCCTCTCGGTCGTCGTGGTGCAGAACGCGACCCCGATCACCGGCGGGTACGCCGGAATCAGCGGGATCCAACAGATCGCCGTGCCGGGATTCGTCGGACCGGGGCAGGTACTGGTGATGGCCGGCCTGGTCCTCGCCGTGGCGTACTACCTGCAGAGCAGCCTGCGGGAGTCACCACTCGGGGCCGCGATGCTCGCGACCCGGTTCGACGTCCCCGCGTCCCAGTCGCTCGGCGTCTCGGTGGCCCGGGTACGGCTGCTCGCCTTCATGATCAGCTCGGTGCCGGTCACCATCGCGGGAGCCTTCCTCGCCCAACTCGTCCACTACATCGGGCCGGACCAGATGTCGATGGAGACCTCCATCCGGCTGATCGCCATCGCCATCATCGGCGGCCGGGGTTGGCGCTGGGCGCCGGTGCTCGGTGCGGTGGTCGTGGTGACCCTGCCCGAACTGCTCCGGCCACTCGCCGAGTACCGGCTGGTGTTCTACGGTGTGGCCCTCGCCTTCGTCGCGCTGTTCATGCCGCGCGGGCTCAACCAGATCGTGACCTGGGCCGGCGGGCGGATCCATGCGCTGAGAGGAAGCACCGGATGAGCACCGTTCGACTCTCCGTACGCGACATGACCGTGCAGTTCGGCGGCGTCGTCGCGGTCGCACAGCTCAGTCTCGACGTGACCGGCGGCGAGATCGTGGCGCTGATCGGGCCGAACGGCGCGGGCAAGAGCACCGCGATCAACGGGCTCTCCGGGTTCGTACCGGTCCGGGTGGCGACGATGTCCCTACAGTTCGACGACGTCGTCGTCGACCTCACCCCGCTGTCGCCCCAGCAGCGTAGCCGGCTCGGCATCGTGCGCACCTTCCAGACGCCGCGGCTGATTCCGGAGCTGACGGTGTGGCAGAACGTGGCGATGGGCTCGGTGGCCGGCGACGTACGCCGCCGGTGGTTCGAGGTCTTCGGCGGACCGGCGCTGTCGCGGGGGGCGCGGGACCGGCGCGACCGCGCGGTCACCGCACTCGCGGCGCTCGGGCTCGACGGACTCGCCCAGGACAATCCGGGCGAACTCAGTCTGGGGGAGCAGCGCCTGGTCGAGATCGCCCGGTCGATGGTGTCCGGCGCCCGGGTGCTGCTGCTCGACGAGCCGTTCGCCGGGCTGTCGTCGGTCGAGCAGCAGCGGCTGGCGGCCGAGATCGACAAACTGAGGTCGGCCTCGGTCGCCGCGCTGCTGGTGGAGCACAACCTCGAACTGGTCCGGTCGCTGGCCGACACCGTGGTGGCGTTGGACCAGGGGGCGGAGTTCGCCCGGGGGGACGCGGCCACGGTCCTGGACTCGCACGAGGTCCGCGAACGGTATCTGGGTGAGGTGGCGTGATGAGTGACGATTCGACCCGGCTGCCGGCGGCACTGGAGTTGACCGGGTTCTCCGCCTACCACGGTTCCGTGGCCGCGGCGAATGACGTCTCGTTCCGGGTCGAGCGGGGCAGCGCGGTGGGTGTGCTGGGCCCGAACGGCGCGGGCAAGTCGACGCTGCTGCTGGCCGCGGCCGGCTTCGTCCGGACCACGGGCGGGCTGTCGATCGCCGGGCAGGTCGCCGACCGGCTGTCCCCGGCCCGGCGACGCCGGCTCGGCCTGGCGATGGTGCCGCAGGAGCGGGCCGCCGTGCTGGAGCTGTCGGTCGCCGAGAACCTGCGCCTGTCCTGGCTCACCGGCCGGCGGGCCACCCCGTACGAACAGGCGCGGGAGTCGGTGCTGGAGATCTTCCCGGCACTGGCCGGCCGGCTCGGCGATCCGGCGGGAAACCTCTCCGGCGGTCAACGCCAGATGCTCGCCGTGTCCCGTGGCCTCATGGCGACCTGCGACGTGCTCCTGCTCGACGAACCCACGGCCGGCCTGTCGCCGAAACTGATCTCCGAGCTGGTGCAGGCGATCCGCACCCTGAACGAGCGCGGCATCACCGTCCTCCTCGTCGAACAGAACTTCTCGGTCGTCGAGCGGACCTGCTCGTACATCCACGTGTTGAACGGCGGGCGGATCGTCTGGCACGGGCCGACCACCGGGATCGACCGGGACAGCATCGGCGACCTGTACTCGGGAGCCCGTCGGACGCGGCCGCCGGCTCCCAGGGCGCCGGATCCGGTGGGGGAACCCCGCGTACGGACGACGGTGGACCGGGCCGTGCCGGCCGGGTCCGGGGAACCGGAGGGGACCTGATGGAGACGGTGTTCTTACCGCCGAGCGGCTCGACCGCCGAGTTCATCTCGCCGGCCACGGTCGTCAGCGGCCGGGGCAGTGCCGGGCTGGTCGCCCGGGTGCTGTCGTCCCGGCTGCGCCTGCCGGGCGGCGCCTCGGTGTTCGTCGCGGTCGACGACGCCGTCGCGGGCGCCGGACTACTCGCGCCGATGCTCGACGCGCTGGGTGCGGCGTACCGGGTGACGGTCGTCGGCGGGTTCGGCGCGGAACCGGACGACGACCGCATCGACCGGGCGGCGGCGCGCGCCCGGGAGGTCCGGGCGGATGTCGTCGTGGCGGCCGGCGGCGGGTCCGTGATGGACGCCGCCAAGATGATCGCGCTGCTGCTGGAGAACGCCGGCGGCGCCGCCGACTGGCTCGGCCCGGTCGCACCGCCCGGCGGCGTCGCCCCGCTCGTCATGGTGCCCACGACCTGCGGCACAGGCTCCGAGGCGACCCGGGCGGCGATGGTGACGGTGGCCGGGGCGAAACGCATCTCGGCCACCGCCGGGTACGTCGGCACGGCGGTCGTGCTCGACCCGGCCCTGCTCGACGGGCTGCCCGGACGGATCGTCGCGATCACCGGAATGGACGCGCTGTCACATGCCGCCGAGTCGCTGATGTCCACCGACCGCTCGCCGATGAGCGTGCACCATGCCAGGACGGCGATCGCCCTGCTGGTCGGCAACCTCGAGGCGGCCTGCCGTGGTGACATCGAGGCCCGCGCCGCCTGCCTCTGGGCGTCGCACCTGTCGGGCCAGGCGCTCAACGCGGGTGTGCTGCTGGGGCACTCGCTCGCCTACTGCGTCGCGCACGAGCGGTCCGTACCGCACGGCGTGTCGTCGGGGCTGGCGCTGCCGTACTGCATCGCCTTCAATGCGAGCGGGCTGGAGCCGGACTGCGCCCGGACCCTGGCCCGGGCCCTCACCTCGGGACGCGGCGACGACCTCGTGGAGGCGGCGAACGGGGTACAGGCACTGCTCGGTCGGCTGGAACTTCCGACCACGCTCGCGGAGCTGGGCATCGGCGAGGACGCCGACGAGCGGATCGCCCAGCGGTGCGCCACGGAGTACCCCCGCGCCAACAACCCGACGCCGATGACCGTCGACGCCCTGCGACGGCTCGTGCCGTCGATGCGTACCGGCAATCTCGAGTCGGCGTTCGAGGCGGCGGTGACCAGCAGGCCAGCCACCTCAAGCTGATCGCGATCCGGGTCGGTCGACGCGGGTGAGGAGCCGGTCGAACAGGTCGCGGTGACCGAGTGCTACCGGGTAGCCGCGGCCTGGACGATCAGGGCCAGTTGGACCCGGTTGTTGCAGGCGGTCTTGCCGAGAATGGTGCTGATGTAGCCCTTCACGGTGGGGACGGTGAGGCTGAGAGCGGCGGCGATCTCGGCGTTCGACTTGCCGTCACCGACGGCCGTGGCGACCTGGACCTCCCGGGCGCTGAGAGATCGGAGGCGTTCCCGTGCGGCCAGCCGGTCGGTGTCGTGGCCGGTGCCGTCGGCGACCATGGTGATGAGGCGTCGGGCGATCTCCGGCGACAGCAGGCTGTTCCCTTGGCGGGCCGCCCGGATGGCGCGGACGATGTCCTCCGGCGGGGCGTGTTTGAGCAGGAAGCCGACGGCTCCGGCCCGGAGCGCCTTGACCACCAGCTCGTGCTCGTCGAACGTGGTCAGGACGATCACCGCGGGACCGTTCCCGCGATCGTGTAGTCGCTGGGTCGCGGTGATCCCGTCGACCTTCTTCATCCGCAGGTCCATCAGGACGACCTGGGGGTGGTGTGCGTCGACGACGGCCGGCACGTCGGCGCCATCCGATGCTTCCGCCACCACTCGGATCCCCTGGACTCCGTCGAGCATCGCCCGTAGCCCCATCCGCACCAGCGCGTCGTCGTCGACCAGGACGACGCGTGTCGTCTCGGCTAGGTCCCCCACGGAAGCCTCGCGGTGACGACGAACTGGTCCTCGACCCGTCCCGAGTCGAAGGTGCCGCCCAGGAGCGAAACCCGCTCGCCGAGCCCGCTCAACCCGGTTCCGCTGCCGGGGATGACCGACGCCCGGCCCGGCCCCGGGTCGAGGAACGTACTGACTGTCACGGCGATCTCCCCCGCCTCGTAGGATCGGACCACGATACGGACCGGCGACCCGGGTGCGTGCTTGCGGGCGTTGGTCAGGCCCTCCTGGACGATCCGGTACGCGGTCGCCGCCGCGGCGGCATTCCTTGACGCGCCGCCGCCGGTACCGTCGACGCGCTGGTCCACCTCCACCTCCGTGCCGCTGAGCCGGGACTCGTCGATGAGGGCGGACAGGTCGTCCAGCCCGACGCGGGGCTCGAGCAGGCCTGCCTCGCTGGTCGATCCGTCGCGCAGGATTCCGATGACGTCCTGGAGGTCACCCAGCGCATCGTGGCTGGTCTGCCGGATTATGGCGGCCATGCTGCGGGTCTGGGCCGGCGACAGGTCGGCTCGGAACTCGAGCGCACCCGCGTGAACGCTCAGCAGGGACAGGCGATGGGCTAGCGCGTCGTGCATCTCCCGGGCTATCCGGCGACGTTCCTGGTCCCGAATCGTCGCCGCGAGCAGCTCCTGGCCGACCTCGAGATCGTGTGCACGTTCCAGGACCTCCCGCAGGTAGTTGCGCTGGGCACGGATCATCAGGCCCCAGCCGACCACGGCCAGGTTCATCAGGCTGCCCATGATGATCTGGGTGCGGTAGCTGAAACCAGCCGACCCGGGATACATCAATGGAAAGCAGCACGTCGCGATCAGCTCGGCCGCGGTCAGCGCGGCGATCGCCGGAGCGCGCACCCGGATCGCCGCGGTGAAGAGTGCGACCAGCGACGCGCCCGCGGCGAACGCGGACACGGCCGAGGCGGCGACGGCAAATGCCGCTACTGCGGTGGGGAAGTTCTTGCGGCCGGCCAACGCCGCGCACGCGGCCGTACCGAGCAGCACGTCGAGGACCAGGCCGGCGGGGCTGTGCGCGTCGATGGTCGGGACCAGTATGAACAGGCCGAAGCCGACCGCGACGACGACGAGGACGACGTCGACCAGTACCTGGCGGCTGATGGTCCTCGACCGCTGCCCGGCGGCGGGGGCGGAGGAGTAGATCAGCGCATGCCAACGGCGACGCGGTCGTCGCGTCGGGTGTGCGGCTGCGGGGTGCGTCATGTTGATGCACCTTAACGAGGTGGAAGTGCTCCGCCGCACCGTCCTTGGTCGCTCGCCCACACCCTTCTTTGGTCGGGCAGGTTCGCCCTTCCCGGGGTGGTGTTGCGATCGGTCCGCCGCGCCGACGCTTGGGGTGACCCGCCCGTAGACCGATCGGATGGACACCTTGACCAGCTCGGATCCCACACGTCATGCCAGGCAGGACCCCTTACGGGTGGTGGGTCTCACGAAGACCTACGGACCGTCGAGCAACGAGGTGACCGCTCTCGCCGGCGTGACGACCTCGTTCGCCGCCGGAACGTTCACCGCCGTCATGGGCCCCTCGGGTTCGGGCAAGACCACTCTTCTTCAGTGCGCCTCCGGTCTTGACCGACCCACCACGGGCACGGTTTATGTCGATGGGCGCGAGTTCGTGCAGGGTAGCGAGGCGGCGATCACCCGCTTCCGGCGTACCCGGATCGGGTTCGTCTTCCAGCAGTACAACCTCCTGCCGACGCTGACGGCGTTGCAGAACGTCACCCTGCCGATGCGGCTCGCGGGCAGGAAGGTCTCTCGCAAGCAGTGCCTCGCCCTCCTCGACCAGGTCGGGCTGGCTGGCTACGCCGACCGTCGGCCCACCGAACTCTCCGGCGGTCAGCAGCAACGCGTCGCGATCGCCCGGGGGTTGGCGTCCAGGCCGTCGATCGTGTTCGCCGACGAACCCACCGGTGCGCTCGACGGCACCAGCGCGGCCGCGGTCCTCGCGCTCCTGCGCCAGGCCGTCGACGAGCACCACCAGACGATAGTGATGGTGACCCACGACCCCATCGCCGCCGCCTTCGCCGACTCGGTCGTCTTCCTCACCGACGGGCGGATCGTCGGCACCATGAAAGATCCCAGCGCGGCCGCGGTGTCCGAGCAGATGCTGCGGCTCGATCTCGCCCGTCGAAATGGCGGACAGCGATGACGCTGCTCGGGCTCGCGTTCAACTCGCTGCGGTTCCGCCGGGGCAGCTTCGCCGCGACGTTCATCAACGTGTTCCTCGGCGCGGTCGTGTTGATGTCCTTCGCCTCGCTGTTCGACACCGCCGGTGGGGTCGGCGTCTCCTCGGCCGACGCATCGTCGCTGACGACGATCGCCGCCGCCGTCGGCGGATGGGGCCTCGTCATCGTGGGTTTCGGCGTCGCCTCGACGATGAACCTGTCGGTCCGGCAACGCCAGGCCGAACTCGCGCTGCTCAAGGCCACCGGCGCCATGCCGTCCCAGATCGGACGCATTATCGTCGGTGAGGGGGCGGCCATCTCGATCATGGCTGCCCTCCTGGGCATCGTCCCAGCCTGGCTGATCGGACGGGTGGTGCTCGACGCACTGACCTCCACCGACCAGATCGCCGACGACGTCTCCTACCGCTTCGGGCCCCTCGCCCTGATCGCGGGACTGTCGACGACCCTGCTCGCCACCGCCGGCGCGACCACGATCAGCGCCCGCGCGGCAGGACGGGTCACCGCCCGGGAGGCGTTGAGCCAGGCCGCCACCGACGGCCGATCGATCGGCCGGGGCCGGATCATCGCGGGCGGTCTTCTGCTCGTCGTCGGCATCTCCTGCGCCCTGACGACCGCCACCGTACTGAAGGACGAGGGCTTCACCACCCTGAGCGTCGCCGGCCAGGCCTGCATCGCCTCCGCGATCGGCCTGGCACTCCTGTCTCCCTTGGTGCTGCGTGGACTGATCCGGTCCGTCGAGCTGGTGACCCGGCCGCTCACCGGGGCGGCGGGATATCTGGCGACGACGGCCATCCGCCAACGCACCGGACAAGCCACGGCCATCACCATGCCGGTGATCATCCTGACCGGCCTGGCCGCCGGAACCCTGTACATCCAGAAGATCCAGAATGCGGCCAACGCCGCTGACGGCATCACCGTCAGTGCCGACGACAAGGGAGTCGAGACTCTCAACTTCATCATCGTGGGCATGATCGCGCTCTTCGCCGCCATAGTGCTGATCAACAACTGCGTCGCGAGCCTGCTGGCCCGACGGCAGGAGTTCGGCCTGACCCGCAAGCTCGGCGCGACCCCGGGGCAGATCCTGCGCGCCGTCGCATTCGAGACGATGTTCGCCGCCGCCTCCGGACTCGCCCTGGGCACCATCTCCGCCGCGATCGGCATCGCGGGTTTCCAGTACGGGCGCACCGGCTCGTTGCGTCTCGACCTCGACGCCGTTCCCTACCTCGCGATCGTCGGCACCGTCGTCGTCCTGGCCATCACCGCGAGCCTGACGGCCGC
The nucleotide sequence above comes from Plantactinospora soyae. Encoded proteins:
- a CDS encoding branched-chain amino acid ABC transporter permease — encoded protein: MATARGASPATRQGVHLVEAAAIAAGAIALAAVLGPHEAQIAAMTAIFALAGVGLNILVGYTGLVSLGHVVFFAIGAYGWARLTESSSVGLALLLPILVSLLVAGVIVLVTLRVVGYYFGITTLAIGLLSVVVVQNATPITGGYAGISGIQQIAVPGFVGPGQVLVMAGLVLAVAYYLQSSLRESPLGAAMLATRFDVPASQSLGVSVARVRLLAFMISSVPVTIAGAFLAQLVHYIGPDQMSMETSIRLIAIAIIGGRGWRWAPVLGAVVVVTLPELLRPLAEYRLVFYGVALAFVALFMPRGLNQIVTWAGGRIHALRGSTG
- a CDS encoding branched-chain amino acid ABC transporter permease; the encoded protein is MTELLYFTIIGLCIGGGYALVALGISTLFNGTGVLNFAQGDIVMVAALFVAVRTTGGGGYLAGFLEATAVVLVASVLLGLLFVRPAIARRRDIDLIIVGTIGVSTVLANLANNVLGSETYRLTSPVTAQAIRLESFSISFDYIAILLAAGLLMAAFFVFYKRTDIGLQMRAMSADVDAARLSGVQIARLTVVGWVFAGIVGVFAGVLLGTVLLVSASMGVALTISGFAAAMIGGLRHPYGAVVGGVIIGLAENYAAGYLNTATRQAIAPLIIMAVLLVLPQGILAGRGIKARVV
- a CDS encoding ABC transporter permease — encoded protein: MTLLGLAFNSLRFRRGSFAATFINVFLGAVVLMSFASLFDTAGGVGVSSADASSLTTIAAAVGGWGLVIVGFGVASTMNLSVRQRQAELALLKATGAMPSQIGRIIVGEGAAISIMAALLGIVPAWLIGRVVLDALTSTDQIADDVSYRFGPLALIAGLSTTLLATAGATTISARAAGRVTAREALSQAATDGRSIGRGRIIAGGLLLVVGISCALTTATVLKDEGFTTLSVAGQACIASAIGLALLSPLVLRGLIRSVELVTRPLTGAAGYLATTAIRQRTGQATAITMPVIILTGLAAGTLYIQKIQNAANAADGITVSADDKGVETLNFIIVGMIALFAAIVLINNCVASLLARRQEFGLTRKLGATPGQILRAVAFETMFAAASGLALGTISAAIGIAGFQYGRTGSLRLDLDAVPYLAIVGTVVVLAITASLTAARRSLAAPMIDAAGVART
- a CDS encoding ABC transporter ATP-binding protein, whose amino-acid sequence is MSTVRLSVRDMTVQFGGVVAVAQLSLDVTGGEIVALIGPNGAGKSTAINGLSGFVPVRVATMSLQFDDVVVDLTPLSPQQRSRLGIVRTFQTPRLIPELTVWQNVAMGSVAGDVRRRWFEVFGGPALSRGARDRRDRAVTALAALGLDGLAQDNPGELSLGEQRLVEIARSMVSGARVLLLDEPFAGLSSVEQQRLAAEIDKLRSASVAALLVEHNLELVRSLADTVVALDQGAEFARGDAATVLDSHEVRERYLGEVA
- a CDS encoding response regulator transcription factor; amino-acid sequence: MGDLAETTRVVLVDDDALVRMGLRAMLDGVQGIRVVAEASDGADVPAVVDAHHPQVVLMDLRMKKVDGITATQRLHDRGNGPAVIVLTTFDEHELVVKALRAGAVGFLLKHAPPEDIVRAIRAARQGNSLLSPEIARRLITMVADGTGHDTDRLAARERLRSLSAREVQVATAVGDGKSNAEIAAALSLTVPTVKGYISTILGKTACNNRVQLALIVQAAATR
- a CDS encoding ABC transporter substrate-binding protein, giving the protein MFHSRRPARWIPATTRTTLALVLAVTALSACTLDSGSVTASGEASESGEVLVGVALPFSGAVSRTGNLYRKGIELRLKQAEEAGELGDISVKVDYQDDANNPSEAVPLVTRFAQAGAVAMFGAHSSPVALAQANAVQAAGLPEFVFGASNSIKNPFQYQVNARDSEQIRNVINFAARNNFRRVGLFTDTGAYGTSAKQQLDAILGESDLEIVGSETFEPTASNLAPQLVSLRRKNPDFVAMFSFGTPYAAVVKGKAEIGWNVPIVGNVAAGDIAVGEIAGKDADGLYFMTPLGDDTPASRALAESWAKAYPEDPLTFEGATSYDAMTVLIRALSEGGTSRQAVQEWLSKATAIEGLACGKSPWNLTERAPIKADDLAFRLWKTGETVAV
- a CDS encoding sensor histidine kinase; the encoded protein is MTHPAAAHPTRRPRRRWHALIYSSAPAAGQRSRTISRQVLVDVVLVVVAVGFGLFILVPTIDAHSPAGLVLDVLLGTAACAALAGRKNFPTAVAAFAVAASAVSAFAAGASLVALFTAAIRVRAPAIAALTAAELIATCCFPLMYPGSAGFSYRTQIIMGSLMNLAVVGWGLMIRAQRNYLREVLERAHDLEVGQELLAATIRDQERRRIAREMHDALAHRLSLLSVHAGALEFRADLSPAQTRSMAAIIRQTSHDALGDLQDVIGILRDGSTSEAGLLEPRVGLDDLSALIDESRLSGTEVEVDQRVDGTGGGASRNAAAAATAYRIVQEGLTNARKHAPGSPVRIVVRSYEAGEIAVTVSTFLDPGPGRASVIPGSGTGLSGLGERVSLLGGTFDSGRVEDQFVVTARLPWGT
- a CDS encoding iron-containing alcohol dehydrogenase family protein; amino-acid sequence: METVFLPPSGSTAEFISPATVVSGRGSAGLVARVLSSRLRLPGGASVFVAVDDAVAGAGLLAPMLDALGAAYRVTVVGGFGAEPDDDRIDRAAARAREVRADVVVAAGGGSVMDAAKMIALLLENAGGAADWLGPVAPPGGVAPLVMVPTTCGTGSEATRAAMVTVAGAKRISATAGYVGTAVVLDPALLDGLPGRIVAITGMDALSHAAESLMSTDRSPMSVHHARTAIALLVGNLEAACRGDIEARAACLWASHLSGQALNAGVLLGHSLAYCVAHERSVPHGVSSGLALPYCIAFNASGLEPDCARTLARALTSGRGDDLVEAANGVQALLGRLELPTTLAELGIGEDADERIAQRCATEYPRANNPTPMTVDALRRLVPSMRTGNLESAFEAAVTSRPATSS
- a CDS encoding ABC transporter ATP-binding protein, translated to MGLTKTYGPSSNEVTALAGVTTSFAAGTFTAVMGPSGSGKTTLLQCASGLDRPTTGTVYVDGREFVQGSEAAITRFRRTRIGFVFQQYNLLPTLTALQNVTLPMRLAGRKVSRKQCLALLDQVGLAGYADRRPTELSGGQQQRVAIARGLASRPSIVFADEPTGALDGTSAAAVLALLRQAVDEHHQTIVMVTHDPIAAAFADSVVFLTDGRIVGTMKDPSAAAVSEQMLRLDLARRNGGQR
- a CDS encoding ABC transporter ATP-binding protein, producing the protein MSDDSTRLPAALELTGFSAYHGSVAAANDVSFRVERGSAVGVLGPNGAGKSTLLLAAAGFVRTTGGLSIAGQVADRLSPARRRRLGLAMVPQERAAVLELSVAENLRLSWLTGRRATPYEQARESVLEIFPALAGRLGDPAGNLSGGQRQMLAVSRGLMATCDVLLLDEPTAGLSPKLISELVQAIRTLNERGITVLLVEQNFSVVERTCSYIHVLNGGRIVWHGPTTGIDRDSIGDLYSGARRTRPPAPRAPDPVGEPRVRTTVDRAVPAGSGEPEGT